In a genomic window of Streptococcus mitis NCTC 12261:
- a CDS encoding carbohydrate ABC transporter permease, which yields MKWFHKSRKTNSELLFDIVTYGLAIFLILLIVYPLWFVVIASFSNPSDVANGKVWFIPREWKLDGYLRLIQQPLFLRSYLNTILYTVVGTLVALVVNIPAGYALSRKELVGRKWMSILYIIPMFVSGGLIPTYLTVKNVGLIDTFWVMVIPFAVSSYNIIVARTFFNNSIPDGMWEAAQIDGCGTIRYFIKIVVPLSKAIIAVIGLWTAVGIWNSWFNALIYLTNENLQPLQLILRRLLISNQMLQSQATGEVASDLRIKADMMKYAAIVISTAPIMLLYPFVQKYFNQGVMIGALKE from the coding sequence GTGAAATGGTTTCATAAATCAAGAAAAACGAACTCTGAATTATTATTTGATATAGTTACCTATGGTTTAGCAATTTTCCTTATCCTGTTAATTGTTTATCCGTTATGGTTTGTAGTGATTGCATCTTTTAGTAATCCTTCAGATGTTGCAAATGGAAAGGTATGGTTTATTCCTAGAGAATGGAAATTAGATGGATATTTACGTCTTATTCAACAACCTTTATTCTTACGTAGCTATCTAAATACCATTTTATATACTGTTGTTGGTACCTTAGTTGCTTTAGTAGTCAATATTCCAGCTGGTTATGCTTTATCTAGAAAAGAATTAGTTGGTAGAAAATGGATGAGTATTTTATACATAATCCCTATGTTCGTATCAGGTGGCTTGATTCCTACCTACTTAACAGTAAAGAATGTTGGCCTAATTGATACATTTTGGGTAATGGTAATACCTTTTGCGGTTTCATCATACAATATTATTGTTGCTAGAACTTTCTTTAATAATAGTATTCCAGACGGGATGTGGGAGGCTGCGCAAATTGATGGATGTGGTACAATTCGTTATTTTATTAAGATAGTCGTTCCTTTATCAAAAGCTATTATAGCAGTTATTGGACTTTGGACTGCAGTTGGTATTTGGAATTCGTGGTTTAATGCTTTAATTTATTTAACGAATGAAAATTTACAGCCATTGCAATTAATTTTACGACGTTTACTAATTAGTAATCAAATGTTACAATCGCAAGCAACAGGAGAAGTGGCATCAGATCTTCGTATCAAAGCCGATATGATGAAATATGCAGCAATTGTTATTTCAACCGCTCCGATAATGTTGCTATATCCCTTTGTTCAAAAATATTTTAATCAAGGCGTAATGATTGGTGCCTTGAAAGAATAG
- a CDS encoding retron Ec67 family RNA-directed DNA polymerase/endonuclease, with protein MNYEDIRSRDMLAFALGIPIKQLTGLLYGVKIENCYTTFTISKKNGSERTISAPNKSLKYVQRKLARLLLKRYEEFLTEKNTKNRISHAFFKGKSIKTNALPHRNKRYVLNVDLQDFFDSIHFGRVHGFFKNNDFFKLPDVATVIAQLTCYEGVLPQGAPTSPIISNLICQILDYKIIELCQEYHLTYTRYADDLTFSTNEKNFDNNYQDFLDKLDKLVTRSGFKINAEKTHFQEYNRRQTVTGLSVNKKLNVKKDFYKHTRSMAHSLYKTGKFMINGKEGTLNQLEGRFSFINDLVKYNNRLEELPSLKLNSIEYKKNLQFTDGKEFEVKKNEQKQILDWKKNLSTLSIREKDYQKFIFYKYFIANTNITVVTEGKTDSRYIKAALRKYYAEYPELVTKEKDGFKYKINFLPRTKRMRYFFGFLSGGGSDQIQLFNYFINRDNHISRNYIKYFKEISEDVPLPQKPTVFLLDNEWEIKKPLHNIIKVLCNAQNLNDKDIIQKIHTDYLYHVDLNAFLMTLPVDNLSTKCEVEIENLFDLEKINTELIEPLHDGKKFDIKKEHGNDKSIGKEIFANTILTNYDSEIIDFSNFKPLLDKLSDISKDFTKYT; from the coding sequence ATGAATTATGAGGATATACGCTCCAGGGACATGTTAGCTTTTGCCCTTGGGATTCCAATAAAACAATTGACAGGGTTGCTATATGGAGTGAAAATTGAAAATTGTTACACTACATTTACAATTAGTAAGAAAAATGGAAGTGAACGTACCATCAGTGCTCCAAATAAGAGCTTGAAATATGTGCAACGTAAGCTAGCTCGATTGCTTTTAAAACGGTACGAAGAATTTTTAACAGAAAAAAATACTAAAAATAGGATATCACATGCATTTTTTAAAGGAAAAAGTATAAAAACTAATGCATTACCTCATAGAAACAAAAGGTACGTACTTAATGTAGATTTGCAAGATTTTTTTGATTCGATTCACTTCGGTAGGGTACATGGTTTTTTTAAGAATAATGATTTTTTTAAATTACCTGATGTAGCGACAGTCATTGCTCAATTAACTTGTTACGAGGGAGTACTACCACAAGGAGCTCCAACGTCCCCAATAATTTCAAATTTAATATGTCAAATCCTTGACTATAAAATAATTGAACTGTGTCAAGAATATCACTTAACATATACAAGATACGCTGATGATTTAACTTTTTCGACAAACGAAAAAAATTTTGACAATAATTATCAAGATTTTCTAGACAAACTAGATAAATTAGTTACTCGTTCTGGCTTTAAAATTAATGCGGAAAAAACTCACTTTCAAGAATATAATAGAAGGCAAACAGTAACAGGTCTCTCGGTAAATAAGAAACTAAATGTGAAAAAAGATTTTTATAAACATACTAGAAGTATGGCACATAGTTTATATAAAACTGGAAAATTTATGATAAACGGTAAAGAAGGCACTCTGAATCAATTAGAAGGGCGGTTTTCTTTTATTAATGACTTGGTGAAGTACAACAACAGATTAGAAGAATTACCATCTCTAAAATTAAATTCAATAGAATACAAAAAGAATTTACAATTTACCGATGGAAAGGAATTCGAAGTCAAGAAAAATGAGCAGAAACAGATACTCGATTGGAAAAAGAATTTAAGTACTTTATCAATTAGAGAAAAAGACTATCAAAAATTTATTTTTTATAAATATTTTATAGCTAATACAAATATTACTGTAGTAACTGAGGGCAAGACTGACAGTAGATATATTAAAGCAGCTCTTCGAAAATACTATGCAGAATACCCAGAGTTAGTTACTAAGGAAAAAGATGGGTTCAAGTATAAAATAAATTTTTTACCTCGAACAAAGAGGATGAGATATTTCTTCGGTTTTTTGTCAGGTGGTGGATCTGACCAAATCCAACTTTTTAATTACTTTATTAATCGGGATAACCATATAAGTCGTAATTACATCAAATACTTTAAAGAAATCTCTGAGGATGTACCTTTGCCTCAAAAACCTACGGTATTTTTATTAGATAATGAGTGGGAAATCAAAAAGCCTCTACATAATATAATCAAAGTATTGTGCAATGCTCAAAATTTAAATGATAAAGATATCATTCAAAAAATACATACCGATTACTTGTATCACGTAGATTTAAATGCCTTTTTAATGACATTACCAGTAGATAATTTAAGTACTAAATGTGAAGTAGAAATTGAAAATTTATTTGATTTGGAAAAAATAAATACTGAGCTAATTGAACCTCTTCACGATGGGAAGAAATTTGATATCAAAAAGGAGCACGGCAATGATAAATCCATAGGGAAAGAAATTTTTGCAAACACAATATTAACTAACTACGACTCTGAAATTATTGATTTTTCAAATTTTAAGCCATTATTAGATAAACTTAGCGACATATCAAAGGATTTTACAAAATATACTTAA
- a CDS encoding response regulator transcription factor, giving the protein MNILLVDDDRFIIEALREKINWAKLHIDIVYVAYSLTQAQNIIREHPIDLMISDIEMPQGSGLELLSWIRNEKYDIKTIFLTNYADFNYAQKAIELQSFEYYLKPINFEKLEFIIQKAISKIENHNLNGKNDSLLQIEDNFWYDYLRKPQISRIDELENIASKQDFILKQHQYFFLAVLTINLNEEDYSVETPSWTSQLKRELQRISQPSYKLISLFKMESQVDQYVCLFRVDSSKRSDKLAYEIHSQISNNFSKYSNIIYKSCHKISDILFHTKELYTYNEQYVSYWNTITCVPHSFPTSFKTETLSITFLDTLSEYELREKINSLAYNSQIPTFTLQQILLDWTQQIGIYLDQNGISAHKLFQNSTHDFLFQRRFHSIESFQDYFDYYWSHAKKFATNIENQKNSIQRIVEYIDHHYYEDINRSILADVVYLSADHLARIFKKETGETLVKYITDKRINAAKSLLSQTNISISQVSCQVGYDNYSYFTKIFKQRTGLSPGDYRKTYQNKM; this is encoded by the coding sequence ATGAACATCTTATTAGTTGATGACGATCGTTTTATCATTGAAGCTTTACGAGAGAAAATAAATTGGGCTAAACTACACATTGACATTGTTTATGTTGCCTATAGCCTCACTCAAGCTCAAAATATTATTAGAGAGCATCCTATTGATCTCATGATAAGCGATATAGAAATGCCTCAAGGCAGCGGCCTCGAACTCTTATCTTGGATTAGAAATGAAAAATATGATATAAAAACAATTTTTTTAACTAATTACGCCGACTTCAACTATGCTCAAAAAGCAATTGAATTGCAAAGCTTTGAATACTATCTAAAACCCATTAACTTTGAAAAATTAGAATTTATTATTCAAAAAGCCATTAGTAAAATTGAGAATCATAACTTAAATGGAAAAAATGATTCACTTTTACAAATAGAAGATAATTTCTGGTATGATTACCTTAGAAAACCTCAAATTTCTCGCATTGATGAACTAGAAAACATAGCGAGCAAACAAGATTTTATTCTTAAACAACACCAGTATTTTTTCCTCGCAGTTTTAACCATTAATCTTAATGAAGAAGATTATTCTGTAGAAACTCCATCATGGACTTCTCAACTAAAAAGAGAACTTCAAAGAATTTCACAACCTTCTTATAAACTGATAAGTTTGTTTAAGATGGAAAGCCAGGTTGATCAATATGTTTGTCTTTTTAGAGTAGACTCATCAAAACGTAGTGACAAATTAGCATATGAGATTCATTCTCAAATTTCTAATAACTTTAGTAAATACTCAAACATTATATATAAGAGTTGCCATAAAATATCCGATATTTTATTTCATACCAAAGAACTCTACACTTATAATGAACAATATGTTTCTTATTGGAATACTATTACATGTGTTCCACATAGTTTCCCAACTTCTTTTAAAACAGAAACTCTTTCAATTACTTTTTTAGATACCTTAAGTGAATACGAATTAAGAGAAAAAATTAATTCACTTGCTTATAATTCTCAAATACCTACTTTCACACTACAACAAATTTTACTAGATTGGACTCAACAAATAGGAATATATCTAGATCAAAATGGAATCTCGGCACATAAATTATTCCAAAACAGCACTCATGATTTCTTATTCCAACGACGCTTTCATTCAATTGAATCTTTTCAGGATTACTTTGATTATTACTGGTCACATGCTAAGAAATTTGCAACAAACATTGAAAACCAAAAAAATAGTATTCAACGCATCGTCGAATACATAGATCATCACTACTATGAAGATATAAATCGTTCTATCTTAGCAGATGTTGTTTATCTCAGTGCAGATCATTTAGCTAGAATTTTTAAAAAAGAAACTGGAGAAACTCTTGTTAAATATATAACGGATAAGCGCATTAATGCTGCTAAATCTCTCCTATCTCAAACAAATATCTCGATATCACAAGTATCTTGTCAAGTAGGGTATGATAATTATTCTTACTTTACTAAAATTTTTAAACAAAGGACTGGACTTTCTCCTGGAGATTACCGTAAAACTTATCAAAACAAAATGTAA
- a CDS encoding XRE family transcriptional regulator: MYQPDKLKQKREELGLEQQELAELIGVSKQAYFKWEKGLSKPTKVNIAKLEKVLKIPEGYLSEDEISSLYKQLTEPNQEKAITYVRDLLSSQKIVSISEKRSEYHVYEKLSAGIGASVYGDLDYDVVYYNEELPHDFASWVDRNSMEPTYQNGEVALIIETGFDYDGAVYAVVWDSQTYIKKVYREEEGLRLVSIDKGYPDKFAPFDENPRVVGKIVGHFMPLED, translated from the coding sequence ATGTATCAACCTGATAAATTAAAACAAAAACGAGAAGAGCTAGGCTTAGAGCAACAAGAATTGGCTGAGCTTATCGGAGTTTCAAAGCAGGCTTACTTCAAGTGGGAAAAAGGCTTGTCAAAACCAACTAAAGTCAATATTGCTAAGTTGGAAAAAGTCTTAAAGATTCCAGAAGGCTATTTGAGTGAAGATGAAATCTCATCTCTCTATAAGCAACTGACAGAGCCAAATCAGGAGAAAGCTATTACCTACGTTCGTGACCTGTTATCGTCACAGAAGATTGTTAGCATTTCTGAGAAACGTTCAGAGTATCATGTTTACGAGAAACTTTCTGCTGGTATTGGTGCCTCTGTTTATGGTGACCTGGACTATGACGTGGTTTACTACAATGAAGAATTACCGCATGATTTTGCTTCTTGGGTTGATAGAAATTCAATGGAACCGACCTACCAGAATGGAGAAGTAGCTCTTATCATAGAGACTGGTTTCGATTATGACGGTGCTGTTTATGCTGTCGTCTGGGATTCACAGACCTACATCAAGAAAGTCTATCGTGAGGAAGAAGGACTCCGCTTAGTGTCAATCGATAAGGGTTATCCTGATAAGTTTGCGCCATTCGATGAGAACCCGCGAGTCGTAGGAAAGATCGTCGGTCACTTCATGCCATTGGAGGACTAG
- a CDS encoding IS30 family transposase: MTKKQKHLTLEERIDIQTGISQQETFRSIAEKIRKDPSTISKEIKRNRIMHPTSVKSDCTDCPLLKKAPYVCNNCPKKRTDCGFNRYLYYAKKAQEQYKTMLRESREGIPLNKKSFYQMDKILSLGIQKKQSIYHIIQTHNLPVSKATVYRHAKLGYLTTKPIDFPRMVKFKARRKSRKVAIPKELKIGRTYQDFQELREIDDFFKWLEMDTVIGRPGGKLLLTFNVSFCNFLFALLLDNKTALEVATKFAALKERVMDGGYAFHQLFPVILTDNGSEFSYVEELERDIDGKSHLYFCDPSRPDQKGRIEKNHTVLRAILPKGTSFDQLTQKDVNLVISHVNSLKREEFQGKSAYNVFTFNFGEDIAALLGCQFVKPEDTHLSPDLLK; this comes from the coding sequence ATGACGAAAAAACAAAAACATCTCACTCTAGAAGAACGTATTGACATCCAAACTGGAATCAGCCAACAGGAGACTTTCCGTTCCATCGCTGAGAAAATTAGAAAAGACCCGTCAACGATTTCAAAGGAAATCAAGCGCAATCGCATCATGCATCCAACATCCGTCAAATCTGATTGCACGGATTGCCCACTTCTCAAAAAAGCTCCTTATGTCTGTAACAACTGTCCAAAAAAGAGAACGGATTGTGGCTTTAACCGCTATCTTTACTACGCGAAAAAGGCCCAGGAACAGTACAAGACTATGTTGAGGGAGTCCAGAGAGGGCATTCCCCTAAACAAGAAAAGTTTTTATCAGATGGACAAGATCTTATCCCTAGGCATCCAGAAGAAACAAAGCATCTACCATATCATTCAGACACATAACCTACCTGTGTCGAAAGCTACGGTGTATCGACATGCCAAGCTGGGCTATCTAACAACCAAGCCCATTGATTTCCCTCGGATGGTCAAGTTCAAGGCACGCAGAAAATCCAGAAAAGTAGCTATTCCCAAAGAGCTGAAAATTGGGCGAACCTACCAAGATTTCCAAGAGTTACGAGAAATAGATGATTTCTTCAAATGGTTGGAAATGGATACGGTCATCGGCAGACCTGGTGGAAAGCTACTGCTCACCTTCAACGTTTCCTTCTGCAATTTCCTCTTCGCCTTGCTTTTGGACAACAAGACTGCTCTGGAGGTCGCCACTAAATTCGCAGCTTTGAAAGAAAGAGTCATGGACGGAGGGTATGCGTTCCATCAGCTGTTCCCTGTCATTCTAACGGACAACGGATCTGAGTTCTCCTATGTGGAGGAGCTTGAGCGAGACATTGATGGTAAGTCTCACCTCTACTTCTGCGACCCTAGCCGTCCTGACCAGAAGGGGCGGATTGAGAAGAACCATACGGTTTTGCGAGCCATTCTGCCCAAGGGCACTTCCTTTGACCAGCTGACTCAGAAAGACGTCAATCTAGTCATTTCCCATGTCAATTCCTTGAAACGAGAAGAGTTTCAAGGAAAATCTGCTTACAACGTCTTCACCTTCAACTTTGGCGAGGACATCGCTGCTCTTCTGGGGTGCCAATTTGTCAAACCAGAAGACACACACTTATCACCTGATTTATTGAAATAA
- a CDS encoding sensor histidine kinase, with the protein MKLNHDLSKKHSIHFFFKLLLVLLLINILINIAMSDITRNFIKNQNIVHLRSSIEIYADSVNEKLHSVERFMYSTITHNESLEKLNHVQTFLDYQEDLKKVQTSFAEFEYQNETHMTFLLETDSTDYFINVSNLYIPYEDYLLLKSNLKSLRSDISDRKWKNVTTKNSEYLVKSVHYEGKIIYAVISSEDILKPLKKLNIGNNGKLSLKEPNNIPSSNYLIHAQNEKTHLPFDIYVLVDYAEVFRNITLLEVFLSAVPIIITILSIIIILYIRQWMIKPITRLTERLSQFGDSIPPSEFFISEGILEIDKANDKLNKVIFDMQELKIREYHSQLELKKIELNYLKNQIRPHFYLNMLSMIHSMLQTKNYKEIEELTILTSNYLRHLFMANQDFSELKDEVQHIKDYLEIQRIRYGNSIYFSLDYNSDLQNTLVPSLLLQTFIENTIKHGFSFQDLFTILLSIKKVKTEDSDYIQICIEDNGPGFSEEILSKLNQKQSLITEDGHHIGITNTIERLNLLYPNDYSIAFENNEEGGAKILLLIPYKIIDGGYNEHLIS; encoded by the coding sequence ATGAAATTAAATCACGACTTATCAAAAAAACATTCTATTCATTTTTTCTTTAAACTCCTACTTGTACTACTATTGATAAATATTTTAATCAATATTGCTATGAGTGACATAACCAGAAATTTTATTAAAAACCAAAATATAGTACACCTACGTAGTTCAATTGAAATTTATGCTGACTCTGTTAATGAGAAATTGCATTCTGTAGAACGCTTTATGTACTCAACAATAACGCATAATGAATCTTTAGAGAAATTAAATCATGTACAAACGTTTCTTGACTATCAAGAAGATCTCAAAAAAGTTCAAACTAGCTTTGCAGAGTTTGAATATCAAAATGAAACTCATATGACATTCTTATTAGAAACCGATAGTACTGATTATTTTATAAATGTCTCCAATCTTTATATTCCATATGAAGATTATTTACTGTTAAAATCAAATCTAAAATCATTGCGTAGTGATATAAGTGACCGTAAATGGAAAAATGTAACTACTAAAAACAGTGAATACTTAGTTAAATCTGTTCATTACGAAGGAAAAATCATTTATGCCGTCATATCTTCAGAAGATATCCTAAAACCTCTCAAAAAACTCAATATTGGAAATAATGGTAAACTTTCCCTAAAAGAGCCTAACAATATACCGTCCTCTAATTACCTAATTCATGCACAAAATGAAAAAACACATTTACCTTTCGATATTTATGTTTTAGTCGATTATGCCGAAGTCTTTAGAAATATCACACTCTTAGAAGTATTTTTATCAGCTGTTCCTATCATTATCACCATTTTATCAATCATCATTATCCTGTATATTCGTCAGTGGATGATTAAACCTATAACAAGACTTACTGAACGGCTCTCTCAATTTGGGGACTCCATCCCCCCTTCTGAATTTTTTATATCTGAAGGTATACTAGAAATTGATAAGGCAAATGATAAACTTAATAAAGTAATATTTGACATGCAAGAATTAAAAATACGGGAATACCATTCACAACTAGAACTTAAGAAGATAGAACTTAATTATCTTAAAAATCAAATTCGTCCGCATTTCTACTTAAATATGTTATCAATGATTCATAGTATGCTTCAAACAAAAAACTACAAGGAAATTGAAGAATTAACTATCCTAACTTCAAATTATCTCCGTCATTTATTTATGGCTAATCAAGATTTTTCAGAACTTAAAGATGAAGTTCAGCATATTAAAGATTATTTAGAAATACAACGGATTCGATATGGAAATAGTATCTACTTTTCACTAGACTACAATTCTGATTTACAAAATACTCTTGTTCCATCATTACTTTTACAAACATTTATTGAAAACACAATCAAACACGGTTTTTCATTTCAAGATTTATTTACAATTTTACTATCAATAAAAAAAGTAAAAACTGAGGACTCAGATTATATTCAGATTTGTATCGAAGATAATGGTCCAGGTTTCTCTGAAGAAATTTTATCAAAACTAAATCAGAAACAGTCTCTAATAACAGAAGATGGACATCATATCGGGATAACAAACACCATCGAACGTTTAAATCTTCTCTATCCTAATGACTATAGTATTGCATTTGAAAATAATGAAGAAGGTGGAGCTAAAATTCTTTTACTCATTCCATACAAGATTATAGACGGAGGTTATAATGAACATCTTATTAGTTGA
- a CDS encoding ABC transporter permease gives MKVASQLHKIKLKHSIPLYILLFPSILLLILFSYIPMLGLIIAFKDYSPANGIFASQWVGFKYFTQFFSSFQFGTTMFNTLKISLYSIVVGFPLPIILAIISNQLRVGKFRKIFQVTTYLPHFISTMVMCGMIILFLSPTSGLLANVFKSVGITIPDLLSKPSHFAGVYVWSDVWQHIGWDSIIYLAALSAIDPTYYEAATMDGASRLQKIRHIELPLLLPTAMILLILRAGSLLSVGFEKVLLLQNPLNLAGSEIISTYVYKVGMVNFQYSYSTAIGLFNTVVNLIILLSVNWFSKRYTRTGLF, from the coding sequence ATGAAAGTAGCATCTCAACTTCATAAAATAAAATTAAAGCATAGTATTCCGTTATATATATTACTTTTTCCTTCAATATTGCTATTAATTTTATTTTCCTATATTCCCATGTTGGGACTAATTATTGCATTTAAAGACTATTCACCAGCCAATGGTATCTTTGCTAGTCAGTGGGTAGGATTTAAGTACTTTACTCAATTTTTCTCATCATTCCAATTCGGGACAACTATGTTCAATACATTAAAAATTTCACTTTATAGTATTGTAGTAGGATTCCCCTTACCTATTATACTAGCTATAATCAGTAATCAGTTAAGAGTTGGGAAATTTAGAAAAATATTTCAAGTGACAACTTACTTACCCCATTTTATCTCTACAATGGTTATGTGTGGGATGATTATCTTATTTTTATCTCCTACTAGTGGTTTGTTAGCGAATGTATTTAAGTCTGTTGGAATTACTATTCCAGATCTTTTATCAAAACCTAGTCATTTTGCAGGTGTTTATGTTTGGAGCGATGTATGGCAACATATTGGTTGGGATAGTATTATTTATCTAGCAGCGCTTTCTGCAATTGATCCTACATATTATGAGGCTGCAACTATGGATGGTGCCTCTAGGTTACAAAAAATTCGGCATATAGAATTACCATTGCTTTTGCCGACTGCTATGATTCTATTAATATTAAGAGCAGGTAGTTTATTAAGTGTAGGTTTTGAGAAAGTGTTACTACTACAGAATCCTCTTAATTTAGCAGGAAGTGAGATAATTTCGACCTATGTTTATAAAGTTGGTATGGTGAACTTTCAGTATAGTTATTCGACAGCTATAGGGTTATTTAACACGGTAGTTAATCTAATAATTTTGTTATCTGTTAACTGGTTCTCAAAAAGATATACCAGAACGGGTCTTTTTTAA
- a CDS encoding ATP-binding protein, with translation MNYIKRPHYLDFLRRHRDRQIIKVVSGVRRAGKSVLFQLYKEELLATGVDEDQIISINFEDLSYYDLRHFQTLYAYIKDQLVSEKTYYIFLDEIQHVEKFELVADSLFILPNVDLYLTGSNAYFMSSQLATNLTGRYVEIEVLPLSFEEYLSGQSLTENLNTTEIFNNYLFSAFPYLLQTSSYAEKIDYLRGIYNSILLNDIVTRLGNPNPTIIERIVRTLLSSTGSLISTNKIRNTLVSQNVSISHNTLENYLTTLTDSLLFYSVPRFDVKGRALLQRLEKYYPVDLGLRHLLLPDHKEDIGHILENMVYLELRRRYSQVYVGNLDKYEVDFVVVTDLGHYTYYQVSETTLAPETLERELRPLEAIKDQFPKYLLTMDTIQPTANYNGIEKKNIIDWLLEK, from the coding sequence ATGAACTATATTAAAAGACCACATTATTTAGATTTTTTAAGAAGACATCGTGACCGACAAATCATCAAAGTTGTGAGTGGAGTTAGACGAGCTGGTAAATCTGTTCTCTTTCAACTCTATAAAGAGGAGTTACTAGCAACTGGGGTAGACGAGGATCAAATCATATCCATCAATTTTGAGGATCTGAGTTACTATGACCTCCGACATTTTCAAACATTATACGCTTATATAAAAGATCAATTAGTTAGCGAGAAAACATACTATATCTTTTTAGATGAAATTCAACATGTTGAGAAATTTGAACTGGTAGCAGATAGTCTATTCATCCTACCAAATGTTGACCTCTATTTGACTGGATCAAACGCCTACTTTATGAGCAGCCAATTAGCAACAAACTTGACTGGTCGGTATGTTGAGATAGAGGTTCTTCCTTTGTCATTTGAAGAATATCTATCAGGTCAATCTCTCACAGAAAATCTGAATACAACAGAAATTTTTAACAATTATCTCTTTAGTGCTTTCCCTTACTTATTGCAAACATCATCTTACGCTGAAAAAATTGATTATCTAAGAGGAATATATAACTCAATACTGTTAAATGATATTGTAACTAGATTAGGAAATCCAAATCCTACTATTATTGAACGCATTGTCCGAACCCTTCTCAGTAGTACAGGTAGCTTAATATCAACAAATAAGATTCGCAATACCCTGGTCAGCCAAAACGTTTCAATCTCCCATAATACTTTGGAAAATTATTTGACGACTTTGACAGATAGTTTGCTTTTTTATTCCGTTCCACGTTTTGATGTAAAAGGTAGAGCATTATTGCAACGCTTAGAAAAATATTATCCCGTTGATTTAGGTTTACGACATCTCTTATTACCAGACCACAAAGAAGACATTGGGCATATCTTGGAAAATATGGTATATTTAGAATTGAGACGTAGATATTCACAAGTATATGTTGGTAATTTAGATAAATATGAGGTTGATTTTGTTGTTGTAACTGATCTTGGTCACTACACTTATTATCAAGTCAGTGAAACAACACTTGCTCCAGAAACACTAGAAAGAGAACTTAGACCACTAGAAGCCATTAAAGATCAATTCCCAAAATATCTATTAACAATGGATACGATTCAGCCAACAGCCAATTACAATGGTATTGAGAAGAAAAACATTATAGATTGGTTACTAGAAAAGTAG
- a CDS encoding ImmA/IrrE family metallo-endopeptidase, producing the protein MKDVYTRVTQIAREQLYQFMKDNQVSPLNYHFHYYFDDCIQKFAIKVMEHHFTNRKIEGLTMIDEDGILISYESQNSQVKQYFTKCHELGHYILGHSGKQFTQLNGKKDTIDESEANLFSAYILMPDIVLLSKIYYRLDSFKQVMTELSVSADALEFRLQDLFRYRLKRNNQEINSTIYQYQSGQSKFVLSIFEKVHTEIEDEYRVVKEDVFAKVLNRLRECHFVASTEFPELLENSFRKELEQEDDIGTWLEYDFGQSVGYAWRTDKLTTKQAKSRVKTILLLEKR; encoded by the coding sequence ATGAAAGACGTTTATACAAGAGTAACCCAAATTGCAAGAGAACAACTATACCAATTCATGAAGGATAATCAGGTTTCACCCTTAAATTATCACTTTCATTACTATTTTGATGACTGTATCCAAAAGTTTGCCATTAAGGTAATGGAGCATCACTTTACCAATCGGAAGATTGAGGGATTGACGATGATAGATGAGGACGGTATTTTAATTTCCTATGAAAGTCAGAATTCGCAAGTTAAACAGTACTTCACTAAGTGTCATGAACTAGGTCACTATATCTTGGGACATTCAGGGAAGCAGTTTACTCAATTAAATGGAAAAAAAGATACGATTGACGAGAGTGAAGCCAATCTTTTCTCTGCTTATATTCTCATGCCTGATATTGTCTTACTATCAAAAATTTATTATCGCTTGGATAGTTTCAAGCAAGTAATGACAGAGCTATCCGTATCAGCGGATGCCTTGGAATTTCGATTACAAGATTTATTCCGCTATCGTTTGAAACGAAACAATCAAGAGATTAACTCAACTATTTATCAATATCAATCAGGTCAAAGCAAGTTTGTCCTCAGTATTTTTGAGAAAGTCCATACTGAGATTGAAGACGAGTACCGAGTGGTGAAAGAAGATGTTTTTGCTAAAGTTCTGAATCGCCTGAGAGAGTGTCATTTTGTGGCAAGTACAGAGTTTCCTGAGTTGCTAGAAAATAGCTTTCGCAAGGAACTAGAACAAGAAGATGATATTGGTACTTGGTTAGAATATGACTTTGGACAGTCAGTGGGTTACGCCTGGCGTACAGATAAGTTGACCACAAAGCAAGCAAAATCACGAGTCAAAACAATACTCCTATTAGAAAAGAGGTAG